The Herbiconiux sp. A18JL235 region GCCGCCATCGACGCGGCAGGGCGCGACGAGTTCTTCATGGTCGGCGGTGCCGGCTCGGCGAACGTCATGCGCAGCATCCAGGCCGACGACACCGTTCTGAAGGCCACCGTCATCTACCCCTCCACCCAGGCCGCCGACGGCATCGCGCTGGCTCGGCTCCTGGTGAAGGGCGAAGGCCTGGGCGACCTGGTCGAGTCGTCGGTGCCGCGGGTCGTGCAGCTCGACGCCCCGGTCGTCACGAAGGAGAACGTCGACATCTACCTGCCGACCGCCTTCGAGTCCTGAGTGGTTCCGGGCGGGTGCGCCCGCCCGGAACCCACCACCTCGTCCCGTCGACAGAAAGATCAGCCCCGTGTCTCCCACCGCACCACTCCGTGTCGCCATGATCGGCAACGGCTTCATGGGCGCCGCCCACTCCCAGGGCTGGCGCACCGCCCCCCGCTTCTTCGATCTCCCGCTCGCACCCGAGATGACACTCCTCGTCGGTCGTGACGCCGGTCGTGCGGCGGACGCTGCGGAGCGCTGGGGATGGAGCGAGTCGAGCGACGATTGGCGGGCGGCGGTGCAGCGCGACGACATCGACCTCGTCGACATCGTCACTCCGGGCGACTTGCACGCCCAGATCGCGATCGCTGCCCTCGAGGCGGGCAAGCACGTGCTCTGCGAGAAGCCCCTCGCCAATACGACCGCCGAGGCCGAGGCCATGGCACGGGCCGCCGAGGAGGCGGCGGTGACGGGGGTGCGGGCCATGGTCGGCTTCACCTACCGCCGCGTTCCCGCCGTCGCCCTCGCCCGCGAGCTCGTGGCCGCCGGCCGGCTGGGCGTCATCCGTCAGCTCTCGGTGTCGTACCTGCAGGACTGGCTCGTCGACCCGCTCTCGCCCTTCACCTGGCGGCTCGACAAGCAGCTCGCCGGGTCGGGGGCGCTCGGCGACATCGGCGCCCACGCCATCGACCTCGCACAGTTCGTCACCGGCCGGTCGATCACCTCGGTCAGCGGCACCCTCGAGACCCTCGTGGCCGAGCGTCCGCTCTCGGGCGACGGGCGCGGCCTGTCGTCGTCGGGGAGCGGCGGCGACGCGGGCACCGCAGCGGTGACCGTCGACGACCGGGCCGTCTTCTCGGCGCGCTTCGACGACGGTGTGCTCGGCGCCTTCGAGGCCACGCGCATGAGCACCGGGCGCAAGAACGCCCTCCGCTTCGAGATCTCGGGGTCTGAGGGCGCCCTCTCGTTCGATCTCGAAGACCTCAATTCCCTGCGGTTCTACGACGCGACCCTCGACCCGGCCGTGCAGGGGTTCTCGAAGATCATCGTGACCGAGCCCGAGCATCCGTACATCGACGCCTGGTGGCCGGCGGGCCACGGCCTCGGCTACGAGCACGGCTTCTCGCACCAGGTGCGCGACCTCGTGATCGCGCTAGCCTCTGGCGAGAACCCGAGCCCCGACTTCGGTGACGGGCTGCGGGTGCAGCGCGTGCTCGAGGCCGTGGAACGCAGCTCCGCCGAACGGAGCGCCTGGACCGAGATCGACGAGAAGGAGATGGCACTGTGACACGACCGGTGACCCTGTTCACGGGGCAATGGGCCGACCTGCCCTTCGAAGAGGTCGCACGACTGGCCTCGGAGTGGGGCTACGACGGCCTCGAGATCGCCTGCTGGGGAGACCACCTCGACCCCTGGCGGTGGGACGAGCCGGGCTACGCGCAGGGCAAGCTCGATCTGCTCGACCGGTACGGGCTGAAGGTCTGGGCCATCTCGAACCACCTGAAGGGCCAGGCCGTCTGCGACGACCCGATCGATGAGCGCCACCGCGGCATCCTCTCCGACCGGGTGTGGGGCGACGGTGACGCCGAGGGAGTGCGGCAGCGCGCCGCCGAGGAGATGAAGCACACCGCGCGGCTCGCCGCGGCGCTCGGGGTGAAGACCGTCGTCGGCTTCACCGGCTCGAGCATCTGGAAGTACGTGGCGATGTTCCCGCCGGTGTCGCAGGAGCTCGTCGACGCGGGCTACCAGGACTTCGCCGACCGATGGAACCCCATCCTCGACGTCTTCGACGAGGTGGGCGTGCGGTTCGCACACGAGGTGCACCCCTCCGAGATCGCCTACGACTACTGGACGACGGTGCGCACCCTCGAGGCCATCGGCCACCGCGAGGCGTTCGGCCTCAACTGGGACCCCTCGCACTTCGTCTGGCAGGAGCTCGACCCGGTGTCGTTCCTGCTCGAGTTCAGCGACCGCATCTACCACGTCGACTGCAAGGACGTGAAGCTGAACGTCGGCAACGGGCGCAACGGGCGGCTGGGGTCGCACCTGGCGTGGGCGGACCTGCGCCGCGGGTGGGACTTCGTCTCGACCGGGCACGGCGACGTGCCGTGGGAGAAGAGCTTCCGGGCGCTCAACGCCATCGGCTACGACGGACCCATCTCGGTGGAGTGGGAGGATGCGGGGATGGATCGGCTGGTCGGTGCACCCGAGGCGCTCGGGTTCGTGCGCCGGCTCGCGTTCGACGCCCCTGCGGCGGCCTTCGACGCGGCGTTCAGCACGCGCTGAGGTCTGACGGCGCGGCGCTGCTCGGCGCCGTGCTCCCGGTCGGCGCCCGCTGAGCCCGGCAGCGACCGTATCAGCGATCGTTGAGCGAGCCCACCATCGCCTCGACCCGCTCGGCCGAGAGGGCGTACTGGATGGCGAGCACCGCGGCCCCCGCGATGGCGGCGTCGGCGCCGATGCGCGACCGGGTGATCTCGAGGTGCTGCGTGGCGAACGGCATCGCGCGCGTGTAGATGGCCTCGCGTACCCCGGCGATGAGGAACTCGCCCGCCGCGGAGAGGCTGCCGCCGATGACGATCGTCGACGGGTTCATCAGGCTCACGCAGGTGGTCAGCACCTCGCCCAGGTCGCGCCCCGCCTGGCGCACCGCCTGGATCGCCTCGATGTCGCCCCGTCGCACCAGCTCCACCACGTCGGCGCTCGAGCGCACGCTGCGCTCGGCACTGCTGAGCGCACGGGCGACGGCGGAGCCCGAGGCGACGGCCTCGAGGCAGCCCCGGTTGCCGCAGCGGCAGAAGATCTCGGCGCCGCGCGAGACGTAGACGTGCCCGAGGTCGCCCGCGGTGCCCTGGGCGCCGCGCTGCAGGCTCCCGCCCGAGATGACCCCGGCGCCGACTCCCGTCGCGACCTTCACGAACATGAGGTCGTCGACCTCGGGCCAGGCGAGCTCGCGCTCGCCGAGCGCCATGATGTTCACGTCGTTGTCGACGAGCACCGGCACCCCGAAGTGCTCGCCCAACGACCCGGCGACGTCGTACCTGTCCCAACCGGGCATGATCGGCGGGTTGATGGGGCGCCCCGTCGCGTGCTCGACCGGGCCCGGGAGGCCGACCCCGACCGCGAGCAGGTGACCCGCCGAGGCGGAGGTCGACTCGACGAGGGCGGAGCCGATCGCCCTGACGCGGTCGAGCACCACCGTCGGGCCGCTGGCGATGTCGAGCTCTTCGAGCTCCTCGGCGATAACCGCTCCGCCGAGGTCGGTGGTCGCCACCCGCACGTGCGAGGCTCCCACGTCGACGGCGAGCACGCTGTGGCCGGTCGAGTTGAGTGCGAACTGGGTCGACGGCCGTCCACCGGTGGAGATGGCGTCGTTCACGGGGCGGAGGAGGCCGAGCTTCATCAGTGCGTCGACCCGCAGGGCGACGGTGGAACGGGCGAGGCCGGTGAGGGCCGACAGCTCGGAGCGCGTGCGCGCCTGCCCGTCACGCATGATCTGGAACAGATCGCTGGTGTTGGCCGGGTTTCCTGCGTCACGGGCCCCACTTACGTCGTTCATTGCGCCATCTTATAGCGACGATCGACCTTATCGTGACGGTGCGGGCGTGGGTGGTGGGGTCGGTGTGCCGTCGACCGAGTCGAGGGTTCCGAACAACTGACCGTTCTCGTCCTGCGTCTGCATGAGTGCGGCGTACGCCTCGGCGTAGGTGGAGGGCTCGGTCTCGCCCGGCACGCCGTATTTCGCGATGAGGAGACCGAGCAGGCCCTTGGCCGGATTGCTGATGGGCTTCACCCGCTCGGCGTCGGAGGTGTCGTCGAAGCTCACCTCGGGATTCGGCGGCGTGTACTGCGGCAGCGTCTGCGGCCAGTCGCTCACCGGCCGGGGCTTGTCGAGCGTGATCGCACCGAACATGTCACGCGACTCCTTGTCGCGCCGGGTGAGGGGCTTGAGGCCGTGCCGCTTGCTCAGCGTGGCGATGACCGAGCCGTGGTCCATCTGCTCGTTCACGATCGTGTTCTCCGCGGTGTACGCCGAGATGGCGATAGCGGGCACCCGGCAGCCGAACCGGTCGAAGGTGAAGCCCATCTCGCCCGCGTCGCCGGTGCGCGGCGGAATCGCGGCCGGCGGCGGCACGTGGTCGAAGGTGCCGCCGTGCTCGTCGAAGGTGACGAACAGCATCGTGTTCATCGCGTTCGAGCCCGACGGGCTGTCGCTGCGCCTGATCGCCGAGTAGACCGCGTGCAAGAGCGCATCGGCCGCCCGCGCATCCGACACCGCCCCGTCGATGACGTCGCCGGCACCCGACGGGTCGTCGCTCTCGCGCAGCACCCCGTGCGGCGGATGCATGTCGTTGTGGTTGTAGATCATGCGCGGCTCGATGAACGCGTAGTCGGGGAGGTCGCCGTTCTCGACGTCGTCGTAGAACTGCTCCATGACGCGGAAGTTCGACTTCCAGTAGGGCTGCAGGGCGGGCGCGTGGAGCACGCCGGTCATCGACACCAGCTGCGCCGCGTCGTAGTAGACCCGCCACGAAAGACCCGCCTCCTCGAGGCGGTTGAAGATCGTCGTCGACTCCTCGGGCGGCACGTCGAGCCACTTGCGGTACCCGCCGTCGCCTTTGTTCGTGACGAAGCCGTGCGAGGTGGAGGCGTGGAAGAACAGCCGGTTGCAGAAGGTCTGCGAGGGCACGGCGCTGAACCAGTGGTCGAACACCGCGAAGTTCTTCGCGAGGGTGCTGAACACCGGCAGCATCTCGGGCGTGAAGCCGCCCATGGCGACCTCGTACTCCTTGCGCGTCGGCTCCTTGCGGTCTTTCGTGATGTGCCGGTAGTTGATGATGTAGTCCTCGACGAAGCCCTTCATGGTGGGCTGCGCGTTCGGGCCGGGCGCGTTGTACGGATACTGCAGGCCGTTCGCGTGAAGGTCGCGGTTCTGCTCGGGGTCGACCTTCTGGAACAGCTGGGTGTTGACGTGCGGGTACTCCTCGCCCGGATCGGGATCGGGGCTCGACATGATCTCGTCGGTCGACCCGCTGTAGGCGTGGGCCTTGATCACCTCGTCGGTGCCCGGCACCGGGTTCGAATGATCGCCCTGGTGGAGGCCCTCGAAGCTCTGGCCCTTCTTCAGCTCCTCGTCTTTGTAGAGCCAGCCGAGCACGTTGTCGAAGGAGCGGTTCTCGTACATCAGCACGACCAGATGGTCGAAGCCGGGTTTCGTCTCCTTCTGCTCGGCGGCGAAGTCGAGCGACGACTCCTCGGCGTAGACGCCCGCACCGATGGCAGCACCGGCGACGCCTCCCGCCGCTGCGCCTGCCGCGCCCATCGCCGCCGCCTTGAGGAAGGCGCGACGCGAGGCCACGGCACCTTCGGCGTCGGGCGCCGCGGGTGTGGGCTTCCTGCTGAACCGTGCCATCCTTCGACGTTACTACCCACCGGTGCCCGGCTGACCTCCGAACGCGCTGGGGGTCGGCCGGGGTCGGAACGCGGCGGCGTTGGCAAGGGCGATGCCGCCCACGACGATCAGTCCGCCGACGATCTGCGCGAGGCTGAAGGGATGCCCGAGAAGCAGGGTGAGCACCGCTGTGAAGACGGTGATGAGGTTGAGGAACACGCCGGCTCGTGCGGGCGGGATGACGTCGAGGGCCCGGTTCCAGAGCAGGTAGGACAGCACCGAGGGGAACACGACGATGAAGGCGAGGGCGCCCCACACGGTGGTGCTCTGCGGCAGGGCGGGGCCACCCGTGAGGAACGAGACGGGGGCGAGCACGAGCGTCGCGATGACCGCCTGCGCCGCCGTGGAGGCGATCGGCGGCAGGGCGGGGGCCTTCCGGCCGAGCACGGTGTAGGCGGTCCAGCTGAGGATGGCGCAGAGCATCAGCACGTCGCCGAGTCCGAATCCGCCCGTGAACAGTGCCGCGGGAGAACCCCGGCTGATGACGATGAGCACCCCGACGAGCGCCACGACGATGCCGACGATCGCAGTCGCCGAGAGCCGCTGTCGCAGCACGACCACGGCGGCGAGGCTGATCATCGCAGGATTGAAGGCGTTGATGAGCGAGGCGCTGAACGGGTCGGTGAACTGCAACGCCGAGTAGAGCAGCAGGGTGTAGCCGAGCAGGCCGGTTGCGCCGAGTGCCACGAGCCACGGCCAGGCCCTCAGCACCTCGCGCCAGCGGGGCCGCTCGATGAACTGGGCCAGCAGCACGAGGGGCAGCGCGGCGAACGCCCAGCGCAGCAGCACGAGGCTCACCGGGTCGAGCTCCGCCACCGCGGCGGCCCCCACCACGTAGTTGCCGGCCCAGAACAGGGTCGCCGCGACGAGCGAACCGATGGCCACCACGGGGGTGCGCCTGCTCCTTGCGCCCATTCGGCCCAGCCTACGGGAGAGCCGGCAACAGCAGAGCGCGGCGGGAGCCTGGTACCTGGGTGCCGTTCCTCTCGTACCGAAGGACAGCTTTGACGTGCCGGACATCCGGCCGTCACACCCATCCCCTAGGGTGGCTGCGTGCGCTCGACGACTGTCGTCGAGCAGTCTGGAGAGTGTCTGTGGGTATCGCGCGTCGCTGGGTCTTCCCGATCCTCAGGATCGTCTTGATCGCCGCCATCGCCGTCGCGCTCGGCAAGCTGGCCTTCTTCCCCGACCAGGCGACCGAGGCGAACCCCGCCGTCCCCACCGGCGAGATCGTCGAGCCCCACACCGTCGTCGCCCTCGGGTCGATCACGAACGACGTCGTCGTGCAGGCGACCGTCTCGGCCGACCCCGCCGTGCCGCTCAAGTCGACGGCGGCCGGCACGGTCGACGAGATCTTCGTGGCCCAGGGCGCCCAGGTCGCCGCCGGCGACACGGTGTTCGACGTGAAGGTGCCGATCGTGCGCGACCCCTCCGAGAGCGTCGACGCCGAGGGCAAGCCGCTGCCCGCGATCTTCACCTACGTGGAGGTGACGGCAGCAGCATCCGGAACCCTGAGCTCCCTCGGCGTCATCGAAGGGCAGGACGTGACGATCGGCATGGTGGCGGGTCAGATCGCGCCGCCCAGCTTCTCGGTGTCGGGAAGCCTCCAGCCCGCTCAGCAGTACCGCCTGCTCGACCGGCCCACCGAGGCGAGCATCGCCATCACGGGTGGGCCCGCACCGTTCACCTGCGGCGACCTGCGCATCACCACCCCGCTGGCCGGGGCGGGCGAGGGCGGCGACGGCGGCACCGGCGGTGGGACGGGCGGCACCGGAGGCGGCGCGGGCGGAGGGGGCACGGGCGGCGGCAGCGGCGGAACCACCGTGAGCTGCGCCATTCCCGGTGACGTCACCGTCTTCCCCGGCCTTGCCGCCGAGATGACCATCGCGGGCGGCAAAGCCGAGAACGTGCTCGTCGTGCCCACCACCGCCGTGCGCGGCGCCGCCCAGACGGGAACGGTGTGGGTGACGACCGCCGACGGCGCGACGGAAGAACGCTCAATCGGACTGGGGCTGAGCGACGGCACCCAGGTCGAGGTCACCGGCGGGCTGAGCGAGGGTGAGGAGATCCTCGAGTTCGCCCCGGGTGCCATGGCCGTACCGGGCGGCGGCGACATGGGCGACTGCACCGCGATGCCCGACGGCAGCATGATGTGCGGCTCGATCTCGTGAGCCTGCTGCGACTCGACGAGGTGACCAGAACGGTGCTGCCGCCCGATCAGCCGGCACTCACCATCCTCAACGGGGTGACCCTCACCGTCGAACCCGGCGACCGCATCTCGATCGTCGGCCGATCGGGTTCGGGCAAGTCGACGTTGCTCAACCTGATGGGCCTGCTCGACATCCCCACGAGCGGCACCCTCGAGTTCGACGGCAAGCCCGTGAAGTCGTACTCGGGCGCCGCGCGCGACCGCGTGCGCGGAGCCCGCATCGGCTTCGTCTTCCAGCAGTTCAACCTGCTTGCAGGGCGCACCGCGCTCGAGAACGTGGCGATGCCCCTGCACTATGCCGAAGGACGACAGTTCTGGCGCCGCAAGGCGCTCGCCGCCGAGATGCTCGAGCAGGTCGGTCTCGGGCACCGGCTCGACAGCATGCCCGACCGGCTGTCAGGAGGTGAGCAGCAGCGCGTTGCGATCGCCAGGTCGCTCGTGCGCGGGCCGAGCCTCATCCTCGCCGACGAACCGACCGGCGCGCTCGACCTCGACACCGGGCAGAGCGTCATGGAGCTCATCGACGAGGTGGCCACCAGCACCGGTGCGGCACTCGTGGTCATCACCCACGACCCCGCGATCGCCGAGCGCTCGCGCGACCACTACCTGCTCGACCGCGGGGTGCTCACCCGGGCGGGGGTGACGGATGCCGGGGCCCTTGAAGCGCATCCGTCGGCTGTCGCAGGGGGCGCTGCATGAAGCGCGCGCTGACGAGCCTCGTGGGCGCGGTGCTCGAGGCGTGGCAGGAGCTCAGGGTGCACCGCACCCGGGTGCTGCTCTCGCTCATCGGGGTCGCTGTCGCGGTCTGCTCGCTCACCACGGTCGTGGCGCTCGGCGCCATCGTGCAGCAGGCCAACGAGGAGCTGAGCGAGCGGTCGAGCGGGCGACCCGCGACCCTCTACGTGTACGCGTACACCGACGACGGCAGCCAGATCGACGCCGAGACGATGGACGCGACCTGGGCGGAGACGATCTCGCGCTACAAGGTCGACTACGCCAGCCGGGTGATGCAGACGAGCCAGCTGGTGCCGTTCGTGACGGGAGGCGTGCAGGTGGGCGCCCAGGCGGTCGACCAGCCCTACGGCGAGATGCACCGGGTGCGCATCACGGAGGGGTCGTGGTTCACCGCTGCCGACACCGAACGGCTCGCCCCCGCGCTGGTGGTGAACGAGATCTTCTGGGACAGGCTGGGCCGGCCCGACCTCAGCACGCATCCGACCGTCATGCTCGGCGGTGACAAAGGCACCAAGGCCGTCGTCGTCGGCGTGTACCCGGTGGCCACGTGGGAGACCGAGCCGTCGATGTACATGCTCGCCGATCAGCTGCAGGCGATCCAGGCGGCCGACCCGTCCGGAGGAGGCGCGTCGTCCGACCCGTTCGGCGGTGGTGGTCAGACGCAGTACGAGATGTGGGTGCCGCCCGAGATCTCCGATCAGCTCACCTCGCTCGTGAAGCGCGACTTCAGCGCGGCGCTGGGGGAGGGGGTGCAGGTCGACGTGAACCGGCAGGACTACGCGCAGTACGGCGACGACCCGTTCCTCGTGACGAAGCTCATCGTCGGGGGGATCGCAGTGCTGGTGCTGCTGCTCGGCGCGCTCGGGCTCGTGAACATCGCGCTCGTGACCGTGAAGCAGCGGGTGCGGGAGATCGGCATCAGGCGCAGCTTCGGCGCCACCGCGGGGCGCGTGTTCTTCGCCGTGATGATGGAGAGCGTCGTCGCCACCGTCGCGGCGGGAGCCGCCGGGGTGGTCGCCGCCGTGCTCATCGTGCAGTCGCCCATGATGCACGACTTCGTCGGGCAGGGGATGGTGACCGACTTCCCGCCGTTCCCGGTCGACGCCGCCGTGCTCGGACTCATCGCCGCCACCGCCGTCGGCGCATTGGCGGGGCTGCTGCCTGCGCTCGTCGCCGTGCGGGTCAAGGTGATCGACGCCATCCGCTACTGAGCGGGTCGTGCGCGATCGCTCGACCACGGCTTGCTCGACCACGGCTTGACTGCCGCCCTGAGGTCGCGGCTGGGGGTCACGGTGGTCATTGTCCGGCCGGGCGGACTCTCCGACCTTCGCGCCGGAGCGTGGCGTCAGCGTGTCGGTCGGCGGGAGGGGTGGAGAACTCGGGGCTGTCAGCGGGCTGGTGAGGTGAGGTGCTTGCGCATCTCGAGTTCACGGGTGGTGCGGTCGAGGGGGTAGGGGCGGGTGGTGCCGGTCTCGGTGAAGCCGCGGGCGCGGTAGGCGGCGATGGCGCGGGCGTTGTGCTCGTGCACCTCGAGGCTGAGGGTGTCGCCGCGCCCGGCTGCCCAGGCCTCGATCTCGTCGAGCAGGGCATCGGTGACCCCGGCCGCACGCCCGCGGTGGCTCGGCGCCACGTAGACGCCGTAGAGGAACGCGCCCGGCGAGCCGACGGGAACCTTCGACAGCATCGTGCCGACCCAGCGGCCGTCGTCGGCGATGGCGGCAACCGTGATCGACGATGCCGACGAGCCCTCGCGCGCCCACGCCCGCCACTCGGCCTCCGAACGGCGGTGCGCGTGCTCGAGGGTCTCGAGGTAGGCGAGCGGGGTGTCGGTGAGCATCTCGAGCCGCAACGCCCGCACCTCGGCCCAGTCGTCCTCGGTGGTGCGCCTCACCTCGAACCCTCGCTGCGACATGCCTCGACTCTACGACGCCGGCCTGCGGCCCGCCCTCGCCCGGCCCGACACCGCTCAGCTGCACCCTGACGACCACGCGGGAGCTCCGCCGGAGCGGAGGTCAGTTGGCGCGGCCGCTCTGCGCCTCGAGCACCTCGGCGTAGCGGCCCTCCGCCTCGGCGAAGCGTTGGCGCTTCACGCGTTCGACGAGGATCTGCTGCGCCTCGGGCTGCGTCTCGAGCAGGTGCATCGTCTCGTCGAGGTAGTCGTCGAGCGGCATGGCATGCGGGTTGTCTTTGAGGTTCATGAGGGTGGTCTGGGTGGCCGGGGGAGCGAGCTCGATCACCTGCACCGACGTGCCGGCGAGCTGCACCCGCATCGAGTCGGTGAAGGAATGGATCGCCGCCTTCGTGGCGCTGTAGGTGGGTGTGGCGGGCAGCGGCACGAATGCGAGGCCAGACGACACCGTGAGCACCGCCGCCGAGGGCTGCTCGAGCAGGTGCGGGAGGAAGGCAGCGACGAGCCTGATCGGGCCGAGCAGGTTCGTCGCGACCGTACGCTCGGCGACCTCGAGGAAGCCGGGGTCGCGCAGGTTCTCGGGCTGCATGATTCCCGCCATCGCCACGAGCACGTCGAGCTCGGGATGTGCCGACGTGACCGCGCGGAAGGCCTGGTCGATGGAGTCGGGGTCGGTGGTGTCGATGAGCTGCGCCTCGAGCCCCGGGTTCTGCTCGACGATCTCGGCGAGCAGCTCGGTGCGGCGCCCGCCCACGATGACGGTGTTGCCCGCTGCCTGCAGCCGCTGGGCGAGCCCCAGGCCGATGCCCGAGGTCGCACCGGGGATGAAGATCGTGTGTCCTTGGATGTTCACGGCTCTCGCTTTCTGATCTCTCACGGACGCGGTGGAGCATCCGTGATTCGAGTACACCTCCGATCTTCCAGCCGAACCAGGACAGGGGCATCCGCTGATCGACGATCAGTGGATAAGTCGCGCTCGAGGGGTCAAGGTGGAGGAGTGGACACCGCCGCATTCGGAGACTTCGTACGCACTCGCCGGGCAGCCCTCCAGCCCGAAGACGTGGGCCTTCGCCGCGGCCCGCGACGCCGCACCAGCGGGCTTCGGCGCGAAGAGGTCGCCGAGCTCTCGGGCATGTCGGCCGACTACCTGGCGCGCCTCGAACGCGGTTCGGGACTGCAGCCCAGCGAGCAGATGGTGGCGGCGCTCGCGCGCGGGCTGCGGCTCACGCTCGCCGAACGAGACCATCTCTTCCTCCTCGCCGGCCACCGGCCGCCCGGGCGCGCGCTCTCGAGCGACCATGTGAGCCCGGGGCTCATGCGCATTCTCGACCGCCTCGCCGACACGCCGGCCGAGATTCTCGGAGCGCTCGGCGACACGCTCGTGCAGACCGACTCCGCCGTCGCGTTGCTCGGCGAGCAGACCAAGCACACGGGCGCCGCCAGGAGCGGCTACTACCGGTGGTTCACCGACCCCTCCTCACGCTCCATCTACCCCGCTGACGACCACGAGCACCACAGCAGGGTGCGTGCCGCGCAGTTGCGCGCCGCGGCAGCCCAGGCCGGCCCGGGATCGGAGGTCGCCGCTCTCGTCGACCGGCTGCTCGACGAGAGCGCGGAGTTCAGGGCGATGTGGGAGCTCGGCGGTGTGGGCCTGCGGTACACCGATGAGAAGCGCTTCGTGCATCCCGAGGTGGGCGAGCTGTCGCTGCACTGCCAGGTGGTGCTCGACCCCGACCAGTGGCAATCGCTGCTCGTGTTCACCGCCACCCCGGGCACTCCGAGCGCCGACAAGCTCGCCCTGCTCACCGTGCTCGGCGCCCAGCGCCTCGCCGCCCGGCACCAGCCGGTGTGACCCGGCCGCGCGAGCTCAGTGCACGCGCACCCCGCCGATCCACGTCGACACCACTCGGGCCTCCGCGATGCGCTCGGGCCCTGAGTCGAACGGGTCGCGGTCGAGCACCGCGAGGTCGGCGAGGTGGCCGGGTGCCAGACGGCCGGTGGTGTCGCCCCGCCCGTTGGCGTGCGCGCTGCCCGCGGTGTACCCGGCGAGAGCCGTGGCCAGATCGAGCTTGTCGCGGTCGCCGCCGAGCGGTTCGGGCTCGGCTCCGAAACCCGTGCGTGTCACGGCGACCTGAACGGCGTCGAGCGGATACGCGCTCGACACGGGCCAGTCGCTGCCGAACGCCAGGGCGGCACCGGCCCGCGCGATTCTGCCGAACGGGTACGACCGCTCCCGCGCCCCCGCAGGGAGGATGGGCAGGCAGAGGTCGCGCAGCTGGTCGTCGGTGCGCGCCCAGAACGCCTGCAGGTTCGCGATGGCGCCGACGGATGCGAACCGTGCGATGTCGGCGTCGGCCACCATCTGCAGGTGGGCCAGCTGGTGCCGGCGCGGCGGCCGGAGCGACGGGGCGTCGGCCCCCGCGGCCCGGGCCGACCTCGCCAGCCCCGCCAGCGCATCCAGGGCCTGACTGACGGCCCGGTCGCCCAGGGCGTGGAAGTGCACCGAGAAGGCCTCAGCATCGAGCGCCGCGACGTACTCCGCGAGGTGCGGGGGCGATACGAAGTCGAGCCCCGACGCCACCTCGGGCGCGAGCCCGGGCACCGCATACCGTCCGTGGATCGACGCCGTGTGGTTCTCGACGATGCCGTCGAGCATCATCTTCACCGTGTCGGCCGCGAACAGCTCGGGCCGGCCGAGCGCCGCGGCGCGCCGCCGTCGCTCCATGAGGGAGTCGAGCTGCTCGAGGCCGGCGTCGCGGTTCCACCACAGCGCTCCGGTCACCCGGGCGCGCAGCCGACCCTCGTCGACGCCCCTGAGGTAGAGAGGGAGGGCATCGCCGAAGCCGAGCCCCTCTCCGACCAGGGCGTCCTGCCAGCCGGTGATGCCGAGGGAGAGCAGGTGGTCTTGCGCGGCCAGCAGGCCCCGGT contains the following coding sequences:
- a CDS encoding ABC transporter ATP-binding protein, translated to MSLLRLDEVTRTVLPPDQPALTILNGVTLTVEPGDRISIVGRSGSGKSTLLNLMGLLDIPTSGTLEFDGKPVKSYSGAARDRVRGARIGFVFQQFNLLAGRTALENVAMPLHYAEGRQFWRRKALAAEMLEQVGLGHRLDSMPDRLSGGEQQRVAIARSLVRGPSLILADEPTGALDLDTGQSVMELIDEVATSTGAALVVITHDPAIAERSRDHYLLDRGVLTRAGVTDAGALEAHPSAVAGGAA
- a CDS encoding Gfo/Idh/MocA family protein codes for the protein MIGNGFMGAAHSQGWRTAPRFFDLPLAPEMTLLVGRDAGRAADAAERWGWSESSDDWRAAVQRDDIDLVDIVTPGDLHAQIAIAALEAGKHVLCEKPLANTTAEAEAMARAAEEAAVTGVRAMVGFTYRRVPAVALARELVAAGRLGVIRQLSVSYLQDWLVDPLSPFTWRLDKQLAGSGALGDIGAHAIDLAQFVTGRSITSVSGTLETLVAERPLSGDGRGLSSSGSGGDAGTAAVTVDDRAVFSARFDDGVLGAFEATRMSTGRKNALRFEISGSEGALSFDLEDLNSLRFYDATLDPAVQGFSKIIVTEPEHPYIDAWWPAGHGLGYEHGFSHQVRDLVIALASGENPSPDFGDGLRVQRVLEAVERSSAERSAWTEIDEKEMAL
- a CDS encoding DMT family transporter encodes the protein MGARSRRTPVVAIGSLVAATLFWAGNYVVGAAAVAELDPVSLVLLRWAFAALPLVLLAQFIERPRWREVLRAWPWLVALGATGLLGYTLLLYSALQFTDPFSASLINAFNPAMISLAAVVVLRQRLSATAIVGIVVALVGVLIVISRGSPAALFTGGFGLGDVLMLCAILSWTAYTVLGRKAPALPPIASTAAQAVIATLVLAPVSFLTGGPALPQSTTVWGALAFIVVFPSVLSYLLWNRALDVIPPARAGVFLNLITVFTAVLTLLLGHPFSLAQIVGGLIVVGGIALANAAAFRPRPTPSAFGGQPGTGG
- a CDS encoding alkaline phosphatase family protein, yielding MARFSRKPTPAAPDAEGAVASRRAFLKAAAMGAAGAAAGGVAGAAIGAGVYAEESSLDFAAEQKETKPGFDHLVVLMYENRSFDNVLGWLYKDEELKKGQSFEGLHQGDHSNPVPGTDEVIKAHAYSGSTDEIMSSPDPDPGEEYPHVNTQLFQKVDPEQNRDLHANGLQYPYNAPGPNAQPTMKGFVEDYIINYRHITKDRKEPTRKEYEVAMGGFTPEMLPVFSTLAKNFAVFDHWFSAVPSQTFCNRLFFHASTSHGFVTNKGDGGYRKWLDVPPEESTTIFNRLEEAGLSWRVYYDAAQLVSMTGVLHAPALQPYWKSNFRVMEQFYDDVENGDLPDYAFIEPRMIYNHNDMHPPHGVLRESDDPSGAGDVIDGAVSDARAADALLHAVYSAIRRSDSPSGSNAMNTMLFVTFDEHGGTFDHVPPPAAIPPRTGDAGEMGFTFDRFGCRVPAIAISAYTAENTIVNEQMDHGSVIATLSKRHGLKPLTRRDKESRDMFGAITLDKPRPVSDWPQTLPQYTPPNPEVSFDDTSDAERVKPISNPAKGLLGLLIAKYGVPGETEPSTYAEAYAALMQTQDENGQLFGTLDSVDGTPTPPPTPAPSR
- a CDS encoding sugar phosphate isomerase/epimerase family protein, with the protein product MTRPVTLFTGQWADLPFEEVARLASEWGYDGLEIACWGDHLDPWRWDEPGYAQGKLDLLDRYGLKVWAISNHLKGQAVCDDPIDERHRGILSDRVWGDGDAEGVRQRAAEEMKHTARLAAALGVKTVVGFTGSSIWKYVAMFPPVSQELVDAGYQDFADRWNPILDVFDEVGVRFAHEVHPSEIAYDYWTTVRTLEAIGHREAFGLNWDPSHFVWQELDPVSFLLEFSDRIYHVDCKDVKLNVGNGRNGRLGSHLAWADLRRGWDFVSTGHGDVPWEKSFRALNAIGYDGPISVEWEDAGMDRLVGAPEALGFVRRLAFDAPAAAFDAAFSTR
- a CDS encoding ROK family protein; the encoded protein is MNDVSGARDAGNPANTSDLFQIMRDGQARTRSELSALTGLARSTVALRVDALMKLGLLRPVNDAISTGGRPSTQFALNSTGHSVLAVDVGASHVRVATTDLGGAVIAEELEELDIASGPTVVLDRVRAIGSALVESTSASAGHLLAVGVGLPGPVEHATGRPINPPIMPGWDRYDVAGSLGEHFGVPVLVDNDVNIMALGERELAWPEVDDLMFVKVATGVGAGVISGGSLQRGAQGTAGDLGHVYVSRGAEIFCRCGNRGCLEAVASGSAVARALSSAERSVRSSADVVELVRRGDIEAIQAVRQAGRDLGEVLTTCVSLMNPSTIVIGGSLSAAGEFLIAGVREAIYTRAMPFATQHLEITRSRIGADAAIAGAAVLAIQYALSAERVEAMVGSLNDR